A portion of the Candidatus Neptunochlamydia vexilliferae genome contains these proteins:
- a CDS encoding tetratricopeptide repeat protein has translation MQPTASSSSSSISQLASNPLPNGYTLEFRNQGGKIVAGLRHQNLTSNSLPLEGSSNKRWAYNALPSSTQKKIGEFIKENKILLNPTDISIGTATFRDFVLPGNTTKLGPINLDGAQIVFQNIGPLSINQFPQGKYSSAYSFPKSKVVHLPGPLKNFTGREAILKQLHLTCQSHSKVMLSGLGGLGKTAIALKYAHLYQGTYQFIHFIDGADPDLIMKGLLHLAEYFGLKHGAPDSRIRLLESRLRESEKPFLLIFDGTDSMKRIDLINSLLPVRKQCILVTSRLSNLDAEYGFESIPLAPFLQSEAIQYLKLKIGEKDEAQATLLAEKLGHLPLALNHAATYIIKNKRWVSNSKAYIELFNKEGLNLYTPKNLRLPANTKTVLTTWSISLKAVSKQSKESVQVADFLSCLEHVPIPLLFLEKWFQSHVSNSGLAFQRGIGYLEDYSLIDTTEGECKMHMLVQESIYFNLAKQISQKLILQALETFYLIVSKKSNKEIINEDYFLAHMKKTIRRYKELFKSSSPFPKKRFVLLLNHLLLSYLSTRNVRQLLPTINLILGEIGTDFSVKSGPENMLYNVARGYGIADQHQEALKYYKRHLSTLEPKDKQTEIASCYDSIGFTLRELGNYQQGLEYHKKALILKQNQKNNGLAIARSYSNIGSTLEFLGKYHEAKSKHQEALDLWIKLNASTAIARGHYNMGTNQITQGEFVRAKDSYNKALGIWQTSLVEDHPFIATAYSGLGSALVAQENYPSGLKFHQKALAIWEKTLGKNHRHIGFCLNNIGEVQRDLKDYQTSLSTLEKALQLRKTILKPSHPAIGETLLNKGLTHYALKEKDQAKICFEEALEIFKNANLETKHPVVDFCIRCKDGEINAKEYKKLFSFF, from the coding sequence ATGCAACCAACAGCCTCTAGCAGCTCTTCTAGTATCTCTCAACTAGCCAGCAATCCCCTTCCCAATGGATATACCCTTGAATTTCGTAACCAAGGCGGGAAAATTGTTGCCGGACTTCGTCACCAAAATTTAACCTCTAATAGCCTACCCTTAGAAGGATCCTCTAATAAAAGGTGGGCCTACAACGCTCTTCCTAGCTCTACGCAAAAAAAAATCGGTGAGTTCATTAAAGAAAACAAGATTTTGTTGAACCCAACCGATATATCCATAGGAACTGCAACATTTAGAGACTTTGTATTGCCAGGAAATACCACTAAACTTGGTCCTATCAACCTAGATGGTGCCCAGATTGTTTTTCAAAATATCGGACCACTATCAATTAACCAATTTCCGCAAGGAAAGTATAGTTCTGCATATAGTTTTCCAAAATCTAAAGTTGTTCACCTTCCAGGCCCTTTAAAAAATTTCACAGGAAGGGAAGCCATTTTAAAGCAGCTCCATCTCACTTGCCAATCTCATTCAAAAGTTATGCTTTCGGGACTTGGTGGATTGGGAAAAACCGCAATCGCCTTAAAATATGCACATCTGTATCAAGGCACCTATCAATTCATTCATTTTATAGATGGAGCAGATCCTGACTTGATTATGAAGGGCCTTCTTCATCTTGCTGAATACTTCGGACTAAAGCATGGCGCTCCTGACTCTCGAATTCGCTTATTAGAATCTCGATTAAGAGAGTCTGAAAAGCCCTTTCTTCTGATTTTTGATGGCACCGATTCTATGAAGCGCATAGATCTTATTAACTCTCTTCTCCCTGTTCGAAAGCAGTGTATCTTAGTCACCTCTCGCCTTTCAAACCTCGATGCTGAATATGGATTTGAGTCTATTCCTCTTGCCCCCTTTCTACAAAGTGAAGCTATTCAATATCTCAAATTAAAAATCGGTGAAAAAGATGAAGCACAAGCTACCCTTTTAGCCGAAAAGTTAGGACACCTTCCGTTAGCTTTAAATCACGCAGCAACTTATATCATTAAAAACAAGAGGTGGGTCTCGAACTCTAAGGCTTACATAGAGCTCTTCAATAAAGAAGGGCTAAATCTTTATACACCAAAGAATCTACGACTTCCTGCTAACACAAAAACAGTTTTAACAACCTGGAGCATTAGCCTAAAGGCTGTTTCTAAACAGTCTAAAGAGTCGGTCCAGGTTGCTGACTTCTTATCCTGTCTTGAACACGTTCCCATCCCACTATTATTTCTTGAAAAATGGTTTCAATCTCATGTCAGCAATAGCGGCTTGGCATTTCAGCGCGGGATTGGCTATCTTGAAGATTACTCCCTCATTGATACAACAGAAGGTGAATGCAAAATGCACATGCTGGTACAGGAATCTATTTATTTCAATCTTGCAAAACAGATTTCCCAAAAACTCATCCTCCAAGCACTGGAAACGTTTTACCTGATCGTCTCTAAGAAATCAAATAAAGAAATCATTAATGAAGATTACTTCTTAGCACATATGAAAAAAACTATTAGGCGATATAAAGAGCTCTTTAAAAGTAGCTCCCCTTTTCCAAAAAAAAGGTTTGTCTTGCTTTTAAATCACTTGCTTTTGTCCTACTTAAGTACTAGAAATGTTCGTCAGCTACTTCCCACTATCAATTTGATTTTGGGGGAAATTGGAACAGATTTTTCTGTCAAAAGTGGTCCAGAGAACATGCTTTATAATGTAGCTAGGGGATATGGGATTGCGGATCAACACCAAGAGGCCTTAAAGTACTATAAAAGACACCTCTCAACTTTAGAACCAAAGGATAAACAAACTGAAATTGCAAGCTGTTATGATTCCATTGGATTCACTTTAAGAGAACTAGGGAATTATCAGCAGGGGTTAGAGTACCATAAAAAAGCGTTAATACTTAAACAAAACCAGAAAAACAATGGGCTAGCCATAGCGAGGAGCTACAGTAATATTGGTTCAACCTTAGAATTTTTAGGAAAATATCATGAGGCTAAATCCAAACACCAAGAAGCCTTAGACCTATGGATAAAACTTAATGCAAGTACAGCTATTGCAAGAGGGCACTATAATATGGGAACTAACCAAATCACTCAGGGAGAGTTTGTCCGAGCAAAAGATAGTTATAATAAGGCATTAGGCATATGGCAAACTAGCCTAGTAGAAGATCACCCTTTTATTGCAACTGCTTATAGCGGTTTAGGATCGGCTTTAGTTGCCCAAGAAAACTATCCATCAGGACTAAAATTCCACCAAAAAGCATTAGCAATTTGGGAGAAAACACTTGGAAAAAACCACCGCCACATTGGTTTTTGCTTAAACAATATTGGGGAAGTCCAAAGAGACCTAAAGGATTATCAAACCTCATTAAGCACATTAGAGAAAGCCCTACAGCTGCGAAAAACAATTTTAAAGCCTTCACACCCCGCTATAGGAGAAACTTTACTTAACAAGGGACTCACCCACTATGCTTTAAAGGAAAAAGACCAGGCTAAAATTTGCTTCGAAGAAGCTCTAGAAATTTTCAAAAATGCTAACTTAGAAACCAAACATCCTGTCGTTGATTTTTGCATAAGGTGTAAAGATGGAGAAATCAATGCCAAAGAATATAAAAAATTATTTAGTTTTTTTTAG
- a CDS encoding HEAT repeat domain-containing protein: MASSSSLIGKKTFSNDYVLEFHKKDGNVFARICQGSLTSENLLLKGLPHQRWSYETLTGPNKEKVNDFLKKHSVFSKQTATQKTIINPTKFTIGTASVGGDMKFAGQANHVYSSIEKVEKSTIDLRGAHVSILGSPSIKSNQKGAPKTLHGLSKHLKTFYTDQMTEVYKVRAKGAWQISLPIEDVYTNLAIIGEEEKKEKEDPQKTFQDRRIPTHESLFKPKKPIAAEEIFNHEKLKNAFQKRVVVFGAAGVGKTTFCQRVATKGADFWPEFDVVFLVKLRNLDTTNYMPRGYTSYDILAKECDITLKDYKHLLEDPNFRDKALLILDGYDELTKEVQNGHLKEAFEGLHQKPWKQDPLFPHIMVTSRPGPVHIDYTNELEIVGFDEKNVQTYIEKFYGLLAENKEISNAEAKKKMKGLKQELQKRPLIYSISQIPINLALMCSLFKEDESIFKSDKTLSVTTFYNEAIKWFYKRYQLRSGGSASNIQQQESPRLTNKKVNAIAKALEEIAWQAMEKNTLYPSKRVIEKVLKSFKLNHNDLTSLGLFAVEGGKGQFIHLTFQEFFAATYLANLYINNPSQATNYFKAIKFDPRYTLTLWMAAGYLSRQEEEKALRAFFNDLFGAPEDLARGYGLILKARCFEECKCPKEIPQHKAFIDEAVESIKAAPIQEMNFQLLNRNVRLLRHPSIIKALLENMTKKETQLEAISLIGRLGQERLLLPNEVLLTLSELVLSSDVRSHAIGSLSQIVKGGGALPKKGIKGLLKVLKDSPVDGSVQRGVAEVLVEYLKLGGDGVKEVVEGLLKVLKDPSVDRFVRSTVAYVIAQYLKGGGEKVKEVVEELLKILKESSVDRYAQSYAVSVLGWYLKVGGEKVKEIVDALLKFLKDSSVDRYARDYAVEALVEYLKGGGEKLKEIADAFLKVFKDSSVDGHIRGLAAKALVEYLKVGGEKVKEVVDALLKFLKDSSVDGHVRVAAAYDLGEYLKGGGEKVKEVVEELLKVLKDSSVDRHVRGAAAYDLGEYLKGGEKLKEIVEELLKVFKDSSVDEFVRSRAAEALGEYLKLGGEKVKEIVEELLKVLKDSSVEGDVRGYAAEALGEYLKLGGDGVKEVVEGLFKFLKDSSVDGYVRRDAAEALVEYLKLGGDGVKEVVEGLLKVVKDSSVDVLFRGGAARALGEYLKLGGDGVKEVVEELLKVFKGSVKITV, encoded by the coding sequence ATGGCTTCTAGCAGCTCTTTAATAGGAAAAAAAACCTTTTCCAATGACTATGTCCTTGAGTTTCATAAGAAGGATGGGAACGTTTTTGCTCGAATCTGCCAAGGGAGCTTAACCTCTGAAAACCTCCTCCTAAAAGGGCTTCCCCATCAAAGGTGGTCTTATGAGACCCTAACAGGCCCGAATAAAGAAAAAGTTAACGATTTTCTTAAAAAGCACTCCGTATTTTCCAAGCAAACAGCCACACAAAAGACCATCATCAATCCAACCAAATTCACTATCGGAACTGCAAGCGTAGGGGGAGATATGAAGTTTGCAGGTCAGGCTAACCATGTGTATTCTTCAATAGAAAAGGTTGAAAAATCGACCATCGACCTAAGGGGAGCGCATGTTAGCATTCTTGGATCACCCTCAATTAAGTCCAATCAAAAAGGAGCTCCCAAAACACTTCACGGTCTTTCTAAACACCTCAAAACCTTTTATACAGACCAAATGACTGAAGTTTACAAGGTCCGGGCCAAAGGGGCTTGGCAAATCTCTCTGCCCATTGAGGATGTATACACAAATCTTGCGATTATCGGAGAAGAAGAGAAAAAAGAAAAAGAGGATCCCCAAAAGACCTTTCAGGATAGGAGAATCCCTACTCATGAAAGTCTCTTTAAGCCAAAAAAGCCCATTGCTGCTGAAGAGATTTTTAACCACGAAAAGCTTAAAAATGCCTTTCAAAAAAGGGTGGTTGTGTTTGGAGCAGCAGGTGTAGGAAAAACGACCTTTTGCCAAAGGGTTGCAACAAAAGGGGCTGACTTCTGGCCTGAGTTCGATGTGGTTTTCCTCGTGAAGCTTCGGAACCTGGATACCACAAATTATATGCCCAGAGGATACACTTCCTATGATATCCTGGCCAAGGAGTGTGACATAACCCTAAAAGACTACAAACACCTCTTAGAGGACCCAAACTTTAGAGATAAGGCCCTTTTGATTCTCGATGGATATGATGAACTTACCAAGGAAGTACAAAATGGACACCTTAAAGAGGCCTTTGAAGGACTTCATCAAAAACCATGGAAACAAGACCCTCTTTTTCCCCATATCATGGTCACCTCTCGGCCAGGACCAGTACATATCGATTACACAAATGAACTGGAGATCGTTGGCTTTGACGAAAAAAATGTTCAAACCTACATCGAAAAATTTTATGGACTTTTAGCTGAAAATAAAGAGATTAGCAATGCTGAAGCTAAGAAGAAAATGAAAGGACTTAAGCAAGAGCTTCAAAAACGCCCCTTAATCTACAGCATTTCCCAAATTCCCATTAACCTTGCATTGATGTGCTCCCTATTCAAAGAAGATGAGTCCATCTTCAAGTCAGATAAAACCCTTTCTGTCACCACCTTCTATAACGAAGCCATTAAATGGTTTTATAAGCGTTATCAGCTCCGCTCTGGAGGTTCAGCTTCAAATATTCAGCAGCAAGAGAGCCCTCGACTCACAAATAAAAAAGTCAATGCGATTGCAAAAGCTCTTGAAGAGATTGCCTGGCAAGCAATGGAAAAAAACACACTCTACCCCTCTAAAAGGGTGATCGAAAAAGTTCTAAAATCTTTCAAGCTCAACCACAATGATTTAACAAGTTTAGGCTTGTTTGCTGTTGAAGGAGGGAAAGGGCAGTTTATCCACCTTACCTTTCAAGAGTTTTTTGCAGCCACTTACCTAGCTAACCTTTATATAAATAACCCATCACAAGCAACCAATTATTTCAAAGCAATCAAGTTTGACCCCCGGTACACCCTCACCCTATGGATGGCTGCAGGATATCTCTCCCGACAGGAAGAAGAAAAAGCTCTGAGAGCTTTTTTCAATGACCTATTCGGGGCCCCCGAAGATCTAGCAAGAGGATACGGGCTGATCCTTAAAGCGCGCTGCTTTGAGGAATGCAAGTGTCCCAAAGAAATCCCTCAGCACAAAGCATTTATCGATGAAGCTGTTGAATCTATCAAAGCAGCTCCTATTCAAGAAATGAACTTTCAGCTTTTAAACCGAAATGTGCGGCTTTTGCGCCATCCCTCTATTATAAAAGCACTTCTGGAAAACATGACAAAAAAAGAAACACAACTAGAAGCTATATCTTTAATAGGCCGTCTTGGACAAGAGAGATTGCTCCTCCCAAATGAGGTGCTGCTGACATTAAGTGAACTTGTTCTTAGTAGTGATGTTCGAAGTCATGCTATTGGATCTCTTTCACAGATAGTAAAAGGGGGAGGAGCCCTTCCAAAAAAGGGGATAAAGGGACTCCTTAAAGTTCTTAAAGACTCTCCAGTAGATGGGTCCGTTCAAAGAGGTGTTGCTGAAGTGCTTGTAGAGTATCTAAAGTTAGGAGGAGATGGGGTAAAAGAGGTTGTGGAAGGGCTCCTTAAAGTTCTTAAAGACCCTTCGGTAGATAGGTTCGTTCGAAGCACTGTTGCTTACGTTATTGCACAGTATCTAAAAGGTGGAGGAGAAAAAGTAAAAGAGGTTGTGGAAGAGCTTCTTAAAATTCTTAAAGAATCTTCAGTAGATAGGTACGCTCAAAGTTATGCTGTTTCCGTGCTTGGATGGTATCTAAAGGTAGGAGGAGAAAAAGTAAAAGAGATTGTGGATGCACTCCTTAAATTTCTTAAAGACTCTTCAGTAGATAGGTACGCTCGAGATTATGCTGTTGAAGCGCTTGTAGAGTATCTAAAAGGAGGAGGAGAAAAATTAAAAGAGATTGCGGATGCATTCCTTAAAGTTTTTAAAGACTCTTCAGTAGATGGGCATATTCGAGGCCTTGCTGCTAAAGCTCTTGTAGAGTATCTAAAGGTAGGAGGAGAAAAAGTAAAAGAGGTTGTGGATGCGCTTCTTAAATTTCTTAAAGACTCTTCAGTAGATGGGCATGTTCGAGTCGCTGCTGCTTATGATCTTGGAGAGTATCTAAAAGGAGGAGGAGAAAAAGTAAAAGAGGTTGTGGAAGAGCTCCTTAAAGTTCTTAAAGACTCTTCAGTAGATAGGCATGTTCGAGGCGCTGCTGCTTATGATCTTGGAGAGTATCTAAAAGGAGGAGAAAAATTAAAAGAGATTGTGGAAGAGCTCCTTAAAGTTTTTAAAGACTCTTCAGTAGATGAGTTCGTTCGAAGCCGTGCTGCTGAAGCTCTTGGAGAGTATCTAAAGTTAGGAGGAGAAAAAGTAAAAGAGATTGTGGAAGAGCTCCTTAAAGTTCTTAAAGACTCTTCAGTAGAGGGGGACGTTCGAGGTTATGCTGCTGAAGCTCTTGGAGAGTATCTAAAGTTAGGAGGAGATGGGGTAAAAGAGGTTGTGGAAGGGCTCTTTAAGTTTCTTAAAGACTCTTCAGTAGATGGGTACGTTCGAAGAGATGCTGCTGAAGCGCTTGTAGAGTATCTAAAGTTAGGAGGAGATGGGGTAAAAGAGGTTGTGGAAGGGCTCCTTAAAGTTGTTAAAGACTCTTCAGTAGATGTGCTCTTTCGAGGCGGTGCTGCTAGAGCTCTTGGAGAGTACCTAAAGTTAGGAGGAGATGGGGTAAAAGAGGTTGTGGAAGAGCTCCTTAAAGTTTTTAAAGGGAGTGTAAAAATAACTGTGTAA
- a CDS encoding beta strand repeat-containing protein — protein sequence MKKGSQLWEASKWRLHSLIYSLKNGLIEFSGLSNFTLPSNFGGAFSPGIAISGSSSISSEGGVSLTGSGARVSGTFLTPINNHGVFLSDTSFISTIAAPITIHGAAGTAQSDCSGVFIEGNATVTSSSGAIAITGIPNTTVTAGDRNQGITMTGGTLYSTGSGTITLNGTGAANNGTLNHGVSLSGSSALITSSEGQVSVTGAGGGDATPNCDGIVLESGAKITGTGQAPLTLVGNGGTNGNTFNNDGIAISGASSEVSVESGALSLTGTGGGTTTGNKGIRIDSNGSLTSISGAVTAVGIGGSGTSENDGVFVTNATSSITAVNPASFTVTGTGTGSANPSRGIFIGDQGLIETTGSGALTLDGTGNGIGTDSYGIDIVGAGTQIENSGTGTLTLIGRENGATTTGLHLGDSANINTTSTGSVTLQALSDLVVDSSGSTTATGAGTITFDAADNLFILGGASFGVDAGLGRFIAGVDIDISGGATFTATSGNFTFVVDNDFPAAPLFGPGAFNFTSSTITTPGEVRIYTSEQSLNLAAGGTINGEVFTPGPLAVNTATERFGFYFGGGTYGGGAFTFYYKVPTPEDIIAGIIAIEREVIVNLDQLPDLLPVLKASRLPYQFPNFHFSTCTEGGECRPGFSPYGSFIFEDDLYWIPKKP from the coding sequence ATGAAGAAAGGCTCCCAACTTTGGGAGGCATCTAAATGGCGTTTACACAGTTTAATTTACAGTCTCAAAAATGGGCTTATCGAGTTCTCAGGGCTTTCTAATTTTACTCTTCCTAGTAACTTTGGCGGGGCATTTTCACCTGGAATTGCTATCTCAGGCAGCTCTTCAATTAGCTCTGAAGGAGGGGTAAGTTTAACGGGTTCTGGGGCCAGGGTAAGTGGCACATTTTTAACACCGATTAATAACCATGGGGTTTTCTTATCTGACACAAGCTTTATCAGTACCATTGCAGCTCCCATTACCATTCATGGAGCAGCAGGGACCGCTCAGAGTGACTGTTCTGGAGTCTTTATTGAAGGAAATGCCACCGTTACTTCTAGTTCTGGAGCAATTGCGATTACGGGAATTCCAAATACCACAGTCACAGCAGGAGATCGTAACCAAGGCATTACCATGACAGGAGGAACCCTCTATTCAACAGGCAGTGGGACGATTACCTTAAACGGAACAGGGGCCGCTAATAATGGAACGCTCAACCATGGAGTTTCCCTTTCAGGCTCCTCCGCTCTGATCACTTCTTCAGAAGGACAGGTTTCAGTAACAGGAGCAGGGGGAGGAGATGCCACACCAAACTGTGATGGGATTGTTCTCGAGTCAGGCGCTAAGATTACAGGAACAGGTCAAGCTCCCCTCACCCTTGTAGGAAATGGAGGGACCAACGGGAACACCTTTAATAACGATGGAATTGCCATCAGTGGGGCAAGTAGTGAGGTATCCGTAGAAAGTGGAGCTCTTTCCTTAACAGGAACGGGAGGAGGAACAACGACAGGGAATAAAGGGATCCGTATTGATAGCAATGGGAGCCTCACTTCAATAAGTGGCGCTGTCACTGCCGTTGGAATCGGAGGATCGGGAACCAGCGAAAACGATGGGGTTTTCGTGACCAATGCGACCAGCTCCATTACCGCAGTCAACCCCGCCTCGTTCACTGTCACAGGAACCGGAACAGGGTCGGCAAACCCGAGCCGCGGAATTTTTATTGGAGATCAAGGGCTCATAGAAACAACCGGCTCAGGAGCGCTCACTCTCGATGGAACAGGAAATGGGATTGGAACAGACAGCTATGGAATTGATATTGTAGGGGCAGGAACCCAAATCGAAAACTCAGGAACAGGAACCCTCACCCTCATCGGTCGAGAAAATGGAGCCACTACCACGGGACTCCACCTAGGAGACTCTGCCAATATCAATACTACTTCGACCGGAAGCGTGACCCTTCAAGCTTTAAGCGATCTTGTGGTCGACTCGAGTGGGTCAACAACGGCTACCGGCGCTGGAACCATCACCTTCGATGCCGCAGACAACCTCTTTATTTTAGGAGGGGCTTCTTTCGGCGTTGATGCGGGGCTCGGTCGCTTTATTGCAGGCGTTGACATCGACATCTCTGGAGGAGCAACCTTTACCGCCACCAGCGGAAACTTTACCTTCGTTGTTGATAATGACTTTCCGGCTGCCCCCCTCTTTGGCCCAGGAGCCTTTAATTTTACCAGCAGTACCATTACCACTCCCGGAGAAGTGAGGATTTATACCTCTGAACAGTCCCTTAATTTAGCCGCAGGAGGAACCATTAATGGGGAGGTCTTCACCCCAGGCCCTCTTGCTGTTAATACTGCCACCGAACGGTTTGGGTTTTACTTTGGCGGAGGAACTTATGGGGGTGGAGCCTTCACCTTTTATTACAAAGTACCGACCCCAGAAGACATTATTGCAGGGATAATCGCTATTGAGCGAGAGGTCATTGTCAACCTTGATCAACTCCCCGACCTTCTCCCTGTCTTGAAAGCTTCTCGGCTCCCCTACCAGTTCCCCAACTTTCACTTCTCCACCTGCACTGAAGGTGGAGAGTGTCGCCCTGGTTTTTCCCCTTACGGCTCCTTTATTTTTGAAGATGACCTCTACTGGATTCCAAAAAAACCCTAA
- the trmB gene encoding tRNA (guanosine(46)-N7)-methyltransferase TrmB yields the protein MKPKDLKRPYSWEERHPLLKDQVFYVPEYYDEHKKALFPPFQEFFGNENPVHLEYCSGNGEWIINRAQENPEVNWIAVEIWFERVRKIYSKTVNYGIDNLMIISGEGLTFAREYLPESCLDAVYVNFPDPWPKDRHAKHRIIQRPFVDELKRTVKTGGTVTLVTDDPTYKGQMEYEMQEWPKIAPLNENYGSSFFERLWLSKGRDIYHMSYANH from the coding sequence ATGAAACCAAAAGATTTAAAGCGTCCCTATTCTTGGGAGGAGCGGCACCCCCTTCTTAAAGATCAGGTTTTTTATGTGCCTGAGTACTACGATGAGCACAAAAAAGCTCTTTTTCCTCCTTTTCAAGAGTTTTTTGGAAATGAGAACCCGGTCCACCTCGAATATTGCAGTGGCAATGGAGAGTGGATCATCAACCGGGCGCAGGAAAATCCCGAGGTCAATTGGATAGCGGTTGAGATCTGGTTTGAGCGGGTCCGCAAAATCTACTCGAAGACGGTTAATTATGGGATCGACAATTTGATGATCATTTCGGGTGAAGGACTCACTTTTGCAAGGGAGTACCTTCCTGAAAGCTGTTTGGATGCGGTTTATGTGAACTTTCCCGATCCGTGGCCCAAGGATCGCCATGCGAAGCACCGGATTATTCAGCGCCCCTTTGTGGACGAGCTGAAGCGGACGGTGAAAACGGGGGGAACGGTGACCCTTGTGACCGACGATCCGACCTATAAGGGACAGATGGAATATGAGATGCAGGAGTGGCCTAAGATCGCTCCTCTAAATGAAAACTATGGAAGCTCCTTTTTTGAGCGTCTCTGGCTCTCGAAAGGGCGCGATATTTACCACATGAGTTATGCGAATCATTGA
- a CDS encoding IS256 family transposase, producing the protein MNFDKELGKCNTMDDLIGKNGLLQRLVGGMVEKILEKEMDEHLGYEKNSVKGNNTGNSRNGVNKKTVQSSYGPVDIEVPRDREGSFEPRLIKKRQRQIGSFDEKIISMYGKGMTTRDIQDHIKDLYGADISPTMISTITDQVVEVAEEWRSRPLSKVYPVIFFDAIHYKVKDGNKVVTKAAYTCLGINLEGKKEILGAWIGESEGAKVWLQVFTELKNRGVEDIFIACMDGLKGLPEALKSVFPLTEVQLCIIHMIRNSLKFVPHKYSKEFVKDLKDIYQASTESKAESAVCTLDEKWNKRYPLAVKPWMNHWENLKTFFKFPEEIKRLIYTTNAVESLHRQFRKVTKTRAVFPSDKALLKMLYLASRDVSKKWTLPVRGWKEALSYFGVAYEERLPTLGGI; encoded by the coding sequence ATGAACTTTGATAAAGAATTAGGCAAGTGCAATACCATGGATGACCTCATAGGGAAAAATGGATTGCTTCAGAGGCTTGTAGGGGGAATGGTCGAGAAGATCCTAGAAAAAGAAATGGATGAGCACTTAGGATATGAAAAGAATTCTGTTAAAGGGAACAACACTGGAAACAGTCGAAACGGGGTGAACAAAAAGACAGTCCAGAGCTCTTATGGCCCTGTAGATATAGAGGTTCCTCGAGATAGAGAAGGATCGTTTGAGCCAAGGCTAATAAAAAAGAGGCAGCGGCAGATAGGGTCTTTTGATGAAAAGATTATTTCGATGTATGGCAAAGGGATGACCACCCGAGATATTCAAGACCATATTAAAGACTTGTACGGTGCAGATATTTCTCCCACAATGATTTCTACAATTACTGATCAGGTAGTTGAAGTAGCTGAAGAATGGAGATCGAGACCCTTATCAAAGGTCTATCCGGTCATTTTTTTCGATGCGATTCACTACAAGGTAAAAGACGGGAATAAGGTGGTTACCAAGGCTGCCTACACCTGTCTAGGGATCAATTTAGAGGGAAAAAAAGAGATCCTAGGTGCCTGGATTGGTGAAAGCGAAGGGGCTAAAGTATGGCTCCAAGTTTTTACAGAGTTAAAAAATCGAGGAGTAGAAGATATTTTTATAGCCTGCATGGATGGGCTTAAAGGTTTACCAGAGGCATTAAAATCGGTTTTTCCATTGACAGAAGTGCAGCTATGCATCATTCATATGATCCGTAATTCCCTGAAGTTTGTACCCCATAAATACTCCAAGGAATTTGTAAAAGACCTTAAGGACATTTATCAAGCCTCAACGGAATCGAAAGCAGAGAGCGCAGTGTGCACCTTAGATGAGAAGTGGAATAAGAGGTACCCTCTAGCTGTAAAGCCTTGGATGAACCACTGGGAGAACTTAAAAACATTTTTTAAATTTCCAGAAGAAATAAAAAGATTGATTTATACAACAAATGCTGTAGAATCATTACATAGACAGTTTAGGAAGGTAACGAAGACCCGAGCAGTCTTCCCATCGGACAAGGCTCTCCTAAAGATGTTGTATCTAGCCTCTAGGGACGTGTCAAAAAAATGGACGCTTCCAGTTAGGGGTTGGAAAGAAGCACTCTCATATTTTGGGGTAGCCTATGAAGAAAGGCTCCCAACTTTGGGAGGCATCTAA